One genomic region from Leptospira montravelensis encodes:
- a CDS encoding deoxyguanosinetriphosphate triphosphohydrolase produces MKKGRNWLLEEEEKILAPYAVSSRNPGEREYAEPDHPYRLPFQRDRDRIIHSHAFKRLEYKTQVFVYSEGDHFRNRLTHTLEVAGISKTISKVLGLNEDLSETIALAHDLGHSPFGHAGQEALSDLMRGKGGFEHNKQSLRVVQKLERRYPDFPGLNLCGETLLGIMKHGGDYEKSDLLDVRRGVGPSLEAMVVDSSDEITYSAHDLEDGLESGLLTLSDVKELKVWKRMEDSLLKTNFSDIDSISRSAGRVVLNLMVSDLIDSIESNLQKYSINSREDVSLAFQNQWKLVQFSEEFQIEFLELKSYLFGKLYRHPEVSRMSERGKETIHLLFKHFESHPESIPESYRNREEEEGRARIICDYIAGMTDRYAIEKLKREGILWFPY; encoded by the coding sequence ATGAAGAAAGGGAGAAACTGGCTCCTAGAGGAAGAAGAAAAAATACTTGCCCCTTATGCTGTCAGTAGTCGAAATCCAGGCGAAAGAGAGTATGCGGAGCCGGATCATCCCTATCGTCTTCCCTTTCAGAGAGATCGTGATCGGATCATCCACTCTCATGCCTTTAAACGTTTGGAATACAAAACACAAGTTTTTGTTTATTCGGAAGGGGACCATTTTCGTAACCGACTCACTCATACATTGGAAGTTGCTGGGATTTCTAAAACCATTTCTAAAGTTCTTGGACTCAACGAAGATTTGAGTGAAACCATTGCACTTGCCCATGACTTAGGACATTCTCCCTTTGGTCATGCAGGCCAAGAGGCACTTTCTGATTTGATGCGAGGCAAAGGTGGATTTGAACACAACAAACAATCGCTCCGTGTGGTCCAGAAATTAGAGCGACGTTACCCTGATTTTCCTGGTCTCAACCTTTGTGGGGAAACTTTACTAGGAATCATGAAACATGGTGGTGATTATGAAAAGTCCGATTTACTTGATGTTAGGCGGGGTGTTGGGCCTTCTTTAGAAGCTATGGTCGTCGATAGTTCTGATGAAATTACCTATAGTGCACATGATTTGGAAGATGGATTGGAAAGTGGACTGCTTACTCTATCCGATGTAAAGGAATTAAAAGTTTGGAAACGAATGGAAGATTCCCTTCTTAAAACAAATTTTTCCGATATAGATTCTATATCTCGTTCGGCAGGAAGAGTTGTTTTAAACCTGATGGTTTCTGATTTAATTGATAGTATAGAATCTAATTTACAAAAATATTCCATAAATTCAAGAGAAGATGTTTCTTTGGCATTTCAAAACCAATGGAAGTTGGTTCAGTTTTCAGAAGAATTTCAAATCGAATTTTTGGAACTTAAATCGTATTTATTTGGAAAACTTTACCGTCATCCTGAAGTTTCGCGCATGAGTGAAAGAGGGAAAGAGACAATTCATTTACTTTTTAAACATTTTGAATCTCATCCGGAATCCATTCCCGAATCGTATCGAAATCGTGAAGAAGAGGAAGGACGAGCACGTATCATTTGCGATTACATTGCAGGAATGACAGACAGGTATGCCATTGAGAAATTAAAACGAGAAGGAATACTTTGGTTTCCATATTAA
- a CDS encoding TRAP transporter small permease, with protein MKFVERILNTLSFGEKWAGGICFLLLTLLMIADVSKREVIDKVLGWVMEISEAYPNTSVAGFVGDWSVYIAESIHGGTSGFLEWLGLGGIIWAQKLSLYFMLWGGLFGSALASAKGSHLRPEIADKVLPKKLLPYVKVIEQWVISFFFLFLAYLSVIYVLESISLDEVNPVTEIHLWKVQMIFPYIFLSMGFRHLCYGIFPALIPSDINEATEALELAEKELSESNSRGNQ; from the coding sequence ATGAAATTCGTCGAACGAATTCTAAATACTTTGAGTTTCGGCGAGAAATGGGCGGGAGGAATTTGTTTCCTTCTGCTCACTCTTCTCATGATTGCTGACGTTTCCAAAAGGGAAGTCATCGATAAAGTTCTAGGTTGGGTTATGGAAATCTCAGAAGCCTATCCGAACACTAGCGTTGCCGGATTTGTTGGTGATTGGAGTGTTTACATTGCAGAATCCATTCACGGAGGAACCTCCGGATTTTTAGAGTGGTTAGGCCTTGGTGGAATCATTTGGGCACAAAAACTTTCTCTCTATTTTATGTTATGGGGTGGTCTTTTTGGATCTGCACTTGCAAGTGCCAAAGGTTCTCACCTTCGTCCAGAAATTGCAGATAAAGTATTACCAAAAAAACTTTTACCTTATGTTAAGGTAATCGAACAGTGGGTGATCTCTTTTTTCTTTTTATTCCTCGCTTACCTATCTGTCATTTATGTTCTAGAAAGTATCAGTTTAGATGAAGTGAATCCAGTCACAGAAATTCATTTGTGGAAAGTTCAGATGATTTTCCCATATATCTTTCTCTCTATGGGATTTAGACATTTGTGTTATGGAATTTTTCCTGCCCTCATTCCTTCCGACATCAATGAAGCCACAGAAGCTTTGGAACTTGCGGAAAAAGAACTTTCCGAATCTAATTCACGGGGGAATCAATAA
- the fliS gene encoding flagellar export chaperone FliS, with protein MSLARKTGASAYNEYKANEISTVSQIKLIVMLFDGAIRFLGVAKDNMTPRKYDVVNNNIIKTQDIITELLLSLNMEEGKEVANNLLSLYVYLKKRLLEANMRKDKEIIEECIKILIELKMSWEELEKKDAPNPNTTSGARPTGISITG; from the coding sequence ATGTCGCTTGCGAGAAAAACCGGTGCCTCTGCTTACAATGAATACAAAGCCAATGAGATATCTACCGTTAGCCAGATCAAACTGATTGTGATGCTCTTTGACGGTGCCATCCGATTCCTCGGTGTAGCCAAGGACAATATGACTCCCCGAAAATATGATGTGGTGAACAACAATATCATCAAAACCCAAGATATCATTACAGAACTTCTACTCTCTCTCAATATGGAAGAGGGAAAAGAAGTGGCAAACAACCTCTTGTCCTTATATGTTTATTTAAAGAAAAGATTGCTCGAAGCCAATATGCGTAAGGATAAAGAGATCATTGAAGAATGTATCAAAATCCTGATTGAGTTAAAAATGTCTTGGGAAGAGTTAGAAAAAAAAGACGCTCCCAATCCAAATACAACTTCTGGCGCACGTCCCACTGGAATTTCCATTACTGGTTAA
- a CDS encoding TRAP transporter TatT component family protein, whose amino-acid sequence MYQTKHWSKIAIAGLVLLSVVACGKSRSVKISDSNVERATTPAKLPADLEKLWKNRQNEQDLRQALVGLEKFALENPQYADVKVLLCRGNYLLSDGHLWLKLTGDADTDEKVKEESIQYYDAAVTWCEAALAMNPKFRDKVVKEKLEIEKALDALGPQDIDALYWRYASLAKWSRMVGFTTLLSNRSKFSAMINRAKEIEKTMGKEYFYSATLRYDAASNALSPTGDKKLADKLFEEAIAKHPNYFAVRVLYAESRLKGNEDKFKKQLEFVIKGKAASLPEIEADQIVEQRKAKKLLEEL is encoded by the coding sequence ATGTACCAAACAAAACATTGGTCAAAAATAGCAATAGCAGGTCTTGTACTTTTGTCTGTGGTTGCTTGTGGAAAATCAAGATCGGTAAAAATCTCTGACTCAAATGTAGAAAGAGCAACAACCCCAGCAAAACTTCCAGCGGACCTTGAAAAACTCTGGAAAAACCGTCAAAACGAACAAGACCTAAGACAAGCCCTTGTTGGTTTAGAAAAATTTGCTTTAGAGAACCCACAATACGCAGACGTAAAAGTGTTACTCTGCCGTGGAAACTATCTACTAAGTGACGGACATCTTTGGCTAAAACTTACAGGTGATGCCGATACAGATGAAAAAGTAAAAGAAGAATCCATTCAATATTACGATGCCGCAGTGACTTGGTGTGAAGCCGCTCTTGCGATGAACCCAAAATTTCGTGACAAAGTTGTGAAAGAAAAACTAGAGATCGAAAAGGCTTTGGATGCTCTTGGACCACAAGATATTGATGCTCTTTATTGGAGATATGCATCTCTTGCAAAGTGGTCAAGAATGGTAGGTTTTACAACTCTACTATCCAATCGTTCTAAATTCTCTGCAATGATCAACCGTGCAAAAGAAATCGAAAAAACTATGGGTAAAGAGTATTTTTACTCAGCAACCCTTAGATACGATGCCGCAAGTAACGCTCTTTCTCCAACAGGAGATAAAAAACTAGCGGACAAATTGTTCGAAGAAGCAATTGCAAAACACCCTAACTACTTTGCCGTACGTGTATTGTATGCAGAAAGCCGCCTCAAAGGAAATGAAGACAAATTCAAAAAACAATTAGAATTTGTCATCAAAGGCAAAGCAGCTTCCCTTCCTGAAATCGAAGCAGATCAAATCGTAGAACAACGTAAAGCTAAGAAATTACTCGAAGAACTATAG
- a CDS encoding J domain-containing protein codes for MDKKLLLNDSLHFLGLGPGFTESELKESYHKLAKKYHPDSGEFTSDIMFLELNKHYESLKDFLLIHPEEESFTPSGREDTDFRDKKNPHIKPSKDPVFHEYKLAKEKETEAILSYYEKRNLHPIELSEIANKELVQLRKDLEPVLSVYAEILKKHPTSLWASDAKDSLERLRVWWS; via the coding sequence ATGGACAAAAAATTACTGTTAAATGATTCTCTTCATTTTTTAGGACTTGGCCCTGGGTTCACAGAATCGGAACTCAAAGAATCCTACCATAAACTCGCCAAAAAATACCACCCTGATTCAGGAGAATTTACAAGTGATATAATGTTTTTGGAGTTGAATAAACATTATGAATCCTTAAAGGATTTCCTTTTAATCCACCCAGAAGAGGAGTCTTTTACACCTAGCGGTCGAGAGGATACTGACTTTCGGGATAAAAAAAATCCACATATCAAACCGTCCAAAGATCCAGTATTTCATGAATACAAATTAGCTAAGGAAAAAGAAACGGAAGCGATTTTAAGTTATTATGAAAAACGAAACCTGCATCCCATTGAACTTTCAGAAATCGCAAACAAAGAACTTGTACAGTTACGAAAAGACTTAGAACCTGTTTTATCAGTATACGCAGAGATTTTAAAAAAACATCCCACAAGCCTTTGGGCCAGTGATGCCAAAGATTCCTTGGAACGACTTCGTGTTTGGTGGAGTTAA
- the dctP gene encoding TRAP transporter substrate-binding protein DctP, whose translation MFLKQLKYLVCVSITLTISGGLFAQTTVKLATVAPEGSPWANELAKIKKKIETESQGQIKFKIYPGGQMGGENEILQQVIRGKLQGAGLTAGALANTVKELNVLEIPYLFSSYAQADCVLDDHLQEDFRKLFESKGLIFVTWAENGYRSIGTKSAPVKTPDDLKGIKIRIQESPVHIAYWKQLGVSGIPIAIPEVLPSLQTGVVEGFDNTPLFTLAAEWQTAIKYFTLTRHIYQPAAILYSKKFWDTLNDEQKKTLMGEGNKLAPGARQAVRSIEKNMIATLKKADVQVYEPSNADLAGFKAAANAVSSQVVGKIGGQSKMIYDKIQKAKAACGG comes from the coding sequence ATGTTTTTAAAACAATTAAAGTATTTAGTTTGTGTAAGTATAACCCTCACCATCAGTGGGGGATTATTTGCTCAAACAACCGTTAAATTAGCAACCGTGGCACCGGAAGGATCTCCGTGGGCAAACGAACTTGCTAAAATCAAAAAGAAAATTGAAACGGAATCTCAAGGTCAAATTAAGTTTAAAATTTACCCTGGTGGACAAATGGGTGGAGAAAATGAAATCCTCCAACAAGTCATCCGTGGAAAACTGCAAGGTGCTGGCCTCACAGCAGGGGCTCTTGCCAATACAGTCAAAGAACTCAATGTTTTGGAAATTCCTTACCTATTTAGTTCTTATGCACAAGCAGACTGTGTTCTTGATGATCACTTACAAGAAGACTTTCGTAAACTTTTTGAATCCAAAGGACTCATCTTTGTGACTTGGGCAGAAAATGGATACCGTTCCATTGGGACAAAATCCGCTCCTGTCAAAACTCCTGATGACCTAAAAGGAATCAAAATTAGAATCCAAGAGTCTCCGGTTCATATTGCCTATTGGAAACAATTAGGTGTGAGTGGAATTCCGATTGCGATCCCAGAAGTTCTTCCTTCCCTCCAAACAGGTGTGGTAGAAGGATTCGATAACACTCCTCTCTTTACTTTGGCAGCAGAATGGCAAACAGCGATTAAATATTTTACTTTAACTCGCCACATTTACCAACCAGCTGCCATCCTATATTCCAAAAAGTTTTGGGACACTCTGAATGACGAACAAAAGAAAACGCTTATGGGTGAAGGAAATAAACTAGCTCCAGGTGCAAGACAAGCAGTTCGTTCGATCGAAAAGAACATGATTGCTACTCTTAAAAAAGCAGATGTTCAAGTGTACGAACCTTCTAATGCTGATTTAGCTGGATTTAAAGCTGCTGCGAATGCAGTTTCAAGCCAAGTGGTTGGAAAAATCGGTGGTCAGTCTAAAATGATCTACGATAAAATCCAAAAAGCGAAAGCAGCTTGCGGCGGATAA
- the purN gene encoding phosphoribosylglycinamide formyltransferase translates to MGKIKRVVFLASGRGSNFTASVEYIRKKKLKIELMALVSDNPEAKALGIAKSLGIPTKVIPYANYSEKAKYHRDLLLEVESFSPDLVVACGYMRILKPEFVRMFKNKIINVHPSLLPAFPGLDSQKQALDYGVKVAGCTVHFVEEGVDTGPIILQKAIAIAPEWNEKELSLAILAEEHKILPLAIQLFCEDKLKIKERKVEILK, encoded by the coding sequence ATGGGAAAAATAAAACGTGTAGTTTTTTTGGCCTCGGGCAGAGGGTCCAATTTTACAGCTTCCGTCGAGTACATACGAAAAAAAAAGCTAAAGATCGAGCTTATGGCCCTTGTGTCAGACAATCCTGAGGCCAAAGCACTCGGGATCGCTAAATCCTTGGGAATCCCGACAAAGGTCATCCCGTACGCCAACTATTCGGAGAAAGCTAAATACCATAGGGACTTACTATTAGAAGTGGAAAGTTTTTCCCCAGATCTGGTTGTGGCTTGTGGCTACATGAGGATCTTAAAACCTGAATTTGTTAGGATGTTTAAAAACAAAATCATCAATGTACACCCAAGCCTTCTTCCCGCCTTCCCCGGACTCGATTCCCAAAAACAAGCCCTCGATTATGGGGTCAAAGTAGCAGGATGTACGGTTCACTTTGTGGAGGAAGGTGTGGACACAGGTCCCATCATTTTACAAAAAGCGATTGCCATTGCCCCCGAATGGAATGAAAAAGAACTATCCCTTGCAATCCTCGCGGAAGAACATAAAATCCTTCCACTCGCTATACAACTGTTTTGTGAAGATAAACTAAAAATCAAAGAACGAAAGGTAGAAATCCTAAAATGA
- a CDS encoding DedA family protein yields the protein MDFLQTLVSIFMQYGYFAVFGILILCGFGLPVPEDISLTAGGVISGLGYANVHIMFFVGMAGVLLGDCFVFWLGSYYGEKALTLPVLRTVLHPERFDKVREQFKKYGRWVVFFGRFMPGLRMPIFFTAGTSKQITFLLFLITDGFAALISVPIWVYLGYYFAHNFDELMAWVRGGQSIILGLVALAISIFAFLWWRRKHREERGKK from the coding sequence ATGGACTTTCTACAAACTCTAGTTTCCATTTTTATGCAATACGGTTATTTTGCCGTTTTTGGAATTCTGATCCTTTGTGGATTCGGTCTTCCGGTTCCTGAAGATATTTCTCTCACTGCAGGAGGTGTCATCTCTGGCCTAGGTTATGCCAATGTCCACATTATGTTTTTTGTGGGAATGGCGGGAGTCTTACTGGGAGATTGTTTTGTATTTTGGTTAGGAAGTTACTACGGCGAAAAAGCCCTCACTCTACCTGTACTCAGAACCGTCCTCCATCCGGAACGATTTGACAAAGTGCGTGAACAATTCAAAAAATATGGTCGTTGGGTGGTCTTTTTCGGACGGTTTATGCCAGGACTTCGAATGCCTATATTTTTTACCGCAGGCACTTCCAAACAAATTACTTTCCTATTATTTTTAATAACCGACGGATTTGCAGCTCTCATCTCTGTCCCCATTTGGGTTTACTTGGGGTATTATTTTGCTCATAATTTTGATGAACTGATGGCTTGGGTTCGTGGTGGTCAAAGTATTATCCTTGGACTCGTGGCCCTTGCTATTTCTATCTTTGCCTTCCTATGGTGGCGGAGGAAACACCGCGAAGAAAGAGGAAAAAAATGA
- a CDS encoding LIC11661 family lipoprotein, which yields MSLDSYFSRYILVVFVFLSGISCTNYSTTASVQAPPTLISITSNGSSNFTIKVRAQNPEFIFQGYRLYTGISEKEVQNPTDLNLGTDCVLASSTIVQPVEYTFEIDPSTKDNATGVSCRFFATLTPGTYIAMRTLGLAVNLQNSSSSFKVSPSSNTLIVP from the coding sequence ATGAGTTTAGATTCCTATTTTTCTCGTTACATCTTAGTGGTTTTTGTATTTCTTTCGGGAATTAGCTGTACTAACTATTCCACTACCGCTTCTGTCCAGGCCCCTCCCACACTTATATCTATTACTAGTAACGGAAGTTCCAATTTTACCATCAAAGTGAGAGCCCAAAACCCAGAGTTTATCTTCCAAGGATACCGTCTTTACACCGGGATTTCAGAAAAAGAAGTCCAAAACCCCACTGATCTCAATTTAGGAACCGATTGTGTTTTGGCGTCTTCGACGATTGTCCAACCAGTCGAATACACGTTTGAAATTGATCCATCCACCAAAGACAATGCCACAGGCGTCAGTTGTCGGTTTTTTGCAACACTTACACCCGGAACCTATATTGCCATGCGAACTCTGGGCCTAGCTGTCAATCTCCAAAATAGCAGTAGTTCGTTTAAGGTTTCCCCTTCCTCGAACACTCTTATTGTCCCTTAA
- a CDS encoding phosphorylase, with amino-acid sequence MLPFNKNQTLVTGAFNGEINLLSASGKFPYLEVMGIGNLEAAVQLSDYLFKNRNINHIVFFGSCGAYEWSEIPIGSFVSPSRVYTKELSHVLKLAKQIPESPEFYELVPNKSFQTAKCNAPTTITLTELKQPPVDTWKNFEIENLELFGIAKVASKFSVTVTAYLAVTNLVGPNGSSEWAKNWKTLSESLQNKILSVF; translated from the coding sequence TTGTTACCCTTTAATAAAAACCAAACACTTGTTACAGGGGCATTTAACGGAGAAATTAATCTCCTAAGTGCTTCTGGTAAATTTCCTTATTTAGAAGTAATGGGGATTGGAAATTTAGAAGCCGCAGTCCAACTATCAGATTACCTTTTTAAAAACAGAAATATCAACCATATAGTTTTTTTTGGTTCTTGTGGGGCGTATGAATGGAGCGAAATTCCCATTGGATCTTTTGTTTCCCCTAGTAGAGTCTATACAAAAGAACTTTCCCATGTATTAAAATTAGCGAAACAGATTCCCGAATCTCCAGAGTTTTATGAACTAGTTCCCAATAAATCTTTTCAGACGGCAAAATGTAATGCACCTACCACAATTACATTAACAGAATTAAAACAACCACCAGTAGACACTTGGAAAAATTTTGAAATAGAAAACCTGGAACTTTTTGGAATCGCTAAAGTTGCTTCTAAATTTTCCGTAACCGTCACCGCTTATTTGGCCGTAACCAATCTTGTTGGCCCGAATGGATCCAGCGAATGGGCCAAAAACTGGAAAACTCTATCCGAATCCCTACAAAATAAAATTCTATCCGTTTTCTAG
- a CDS encoding TRAP transporter large permease: MGSWGILLLLLALILLRQPLIVLMGAITVYCYYFLPDPPLESFHELNSIIGDLFFAGDKEILLAIPLFIIAGNLMTHGSIARRLIRIAQAMTAPIPAGLAIAGVFSCGIFAAISGSSPVTLIAIGGLMYPSLTKAGYPTQFSMGLLASGGTLGIIIPPSIPMIVYAIMVGVSVTDLFIAGIGPGILLMSLLMIYSVFRAGNVGRGKWDWPEIRTAWKEGVLALLMPVVILGGIYSGFFTATESAAIAVFYAILVEVFIHKELSFPKIPKIMAESAEMLGILFLILILAVSLNKFMIENEIPQNLVATMSELISSPVTFLIGVNILLLIVGMFMDIMSAILVLAPLLAPMAVNYGINPVHFGIIMIVNLEIGYLTPPVGVNLFVASGIFKQPLGKVIQSVAPIVGLFLIGLMLISWIPEISLGLLGGEAAAPTP; this comes from the coding sequence ATGGGTTCTTGGGGAATACTCCTACTCTTACTTGCTTTAATTTTACTCAGACAACCACTCATTGTACTTATGGGTGCCATCACTGTGTATTGTTATTACTTTTTACCAGATCCACCTCTTGAGTCTTTCCATGAACTCAATAGTATCATTGGGGATTTGTTTTTTGCGGGAGATAAAGAAATCCTTCTTGCGATTCCTTTGTTTATCATTGCGGGAAACTTAATGACTCATGGTAGTATTGCAAGACGACTCATTCGAATTGCACAAGCCATGACAGCACCAATCCCTGCAGGACTTGCCATCGCAGGTGTTTTTTCTTGTGGGATCTTTGCTGCTATTTCTGGATCTTCTCCTGTAACACTCATTGCGATCGGTGGACTCATGTATCCTTCTCTTACTAAAGCAGGATACCCTACACAATTCTCAATGGGTCTACTCGCTTCAGGGGGAACTCTTGGGATCATCATTCCTCCAAGTATTCCAATGATTGTGTATGCAATTATGGTGGGAGTTTCTGTTACTGATCTTTTCATTGCAGGGATTGGTCCTGGAATTTTACTCATGTCGCTTCTTATGATCTACTCCGTGTTTCGTGCCGGAAACGTAGGTCGTGGAAAATGGGACTGGCCAGAAATTCGCACTGCATGGAAAGAAGGAGTTCTTGCCCTTCTTATGCCAGTGGTCATTCTTGGGGGAATTTACTCAGGATTCTTCACTGCTACAGAATCAGCAGCCATTGCTGTATTTTATGCCATCCTTGTAGAAGTGTTTATCCACAAAGAACTTAGTTTTCCTAAGATTCCCAAAATCATGGCCGAAAGTGCTGAGATGTTAGGGATTCTTTTCCTCATCCTAATCCTTGCTGTGAGTTTAAACAAGTTCATGATCGAAAACGAAATTCCGCAAAATCTCGTTGCGACCATGTCAGAACTCATTTCAAGTCCTGTAACCTTCCTGATTGGTGTGAACATTTTGTTACTCATCGTGGGAATGTTTATGGATATTATGAGTGCGATTCTTGTATTAGCACCACTTCTTGCTCCAATGGCTGTCAATTATGGAATCAATCCAGTACACTTTGGAATCATTATGATTGTGAACTTGGAGATTGGTTACTTAACACCACCTGTGGGAGTGAATCTATTTGTGGCATCAGGAATCTTCAAACAACCGTTAGGTAAAGTGATCCAATCGGTAGCTCCTATTGTGGGACTATTTCTCATTGGACTTATGCTTATCAGTTGGATTCCAGAAATTTCTTTAGGTCTCCTCGGTGGAGAAGCAGCAGCACCTACACCGTAA
- a CDS encoding flagellar protein FlgN: MISSKQSTKQLLQKKIQFLESLITNLKREEELLSYRDADSAVKLEFKNETLVKNLEEVDRKLWERQEMEVYTEEEIAISETVFERLDEARNLQQKVQELLVFEMNESKKEYWEFSIKRRLKSHLIQSSGLSWTKNYC; encoded by the coding sequence ATGATTTCATCGAAACAAAGTACCAAACAACTTTTACAAAAGAAGATTCAATTTTTGGAATCACTCATAACCAATCTCAAACGGGAAGAGGAATTACTTTCTTATCGAGATGCTGATTCTGCTGTGAAGTTGGAGTTTAAAAACGAAACTCTAGTGAAAAATCTAGAAGAAGTTGATCGTAAACTTTGGGAAAGGCAGGAAATGGAAGTTTACACAGAAGAGGAAATTGCGATTTCTGAAACTGTATTTGAAAGATTGGATGAAGCCAGAAACTTACAACAAAAGGTTCAAGAATTACTTGTTTTTGAAATGAATGAGAGTAAAAAAGAGTATTGGGAATTCAGTATCAAACGTAGATTAAAATCACATTTGATTCAGTCTTCCGGCCTCTCATGGACAAAAAATTACTGTTAA
- the argC gene encoding N-acetyl-gamma-glutamyl-phosphate reductase: MKKTKIAIIGAGGLTGKELTKLLAHHPGFELVHVTSNHVNEKHIREVFPDLSHLPDLVFHKHDDPVPMDVGIVLATPNEVSLEKAPEFLKEGRKVIDLSGTFRLHNQNKFEKAYQFPHTKFSLMDQVVFGLPELFREKLKNANFVSNPGCFATAAILPIALLGNLRKEIQGPVIVDAKSGVSGAGGRTEEIKYAYTNVYENFRAYKILTHQHEPEMEEYGFVGTEEKEIHFTPHLLPIYRGILATIYISFSKGISIEQVQEKFQTAAENEPFVRLYQTPEEVEIRKVQNTNYLDLGFRMKGNTLVVVTALDNLVKGAAGQALQNLNLMYGYPETEGLVTL; encoded by the coding sequence ATGAAAAAAACAAAGATTGCGATCATTGGTGCTGGTGGTCTTACCGGTAAAGAACTCACGAAACTACTTGCGCACCACCCCGGTTTCGAGTTAGTGCACGTCACATCCAATCACGTAAATGAGAAACATATTCGTGAGGTTTTCCCTGACCTAAGCCATTTGCCAGATTTAGTATTTCATAAACACGATGACCCAGTTCCTATGGATGTTGGAATTGTCCTTGCCACTCCCAATGAAGTTTCCCTAGAAAAGGCACCAGAGTTTTTAAAAGAAGGAAGAAAGGTAATCGACCTTTCAGGAACCTTCCGACTCCACAACCAAAACAAATTCGAAAAGGCGTATCAGTTTCCTCACACAAAGTTTTCATTGATGGACCAAGTTGTTTTTGGATTACCAGAATTATTCCGTGAAAAACTAAAAAATGCAAATTTTGTTTCGAATCCTGGTTGTTTTGCGACCGCTGCCATTCTGCCAATCGCCCTACTTGGGAATCTCAGAAAAGAAATCCAAGGTCCAGTCATTGTCGATGCAAAATCGGGTGTCAGTGGTGCTGGAGGAAGGACGGAAGAAATTAAATATGCATATACCAATGTTTATGAAAATTTCAGAGCTTATAAAATTTTAACTCACCAACATGAGCCGGAAATGGAAGAATATGGATTTGTAGGAACAGAAGAAAAAGAAATCCATTTTACACCACATTTACTTCCTATCTATAGAGGAATTCTTGCAACCATCTACATTTCTTTTTCGAAAGGAATTAGTATAGAGCAAGTCCAGGAAAAATTCCAAACGGCAGCAGAGAATGAACCTTTTGTTAGGTTGTATCAAACTCCAGAAGAAGTAGAAATCAGAAAGGTTCAAAACACAAACTATTTAGATTTAGGTTTTCGTATGAAAGGAAACACTCTCGTTGTTGTTACAGCACTCGACAATCTTGTCAAAGGGGCCGCAGGCCAAGCCTTACAAAATCTAAATTTAATGTATGGTTACCCTGAAACGGAAGGTCTTGTTACCCTTTAA